The following proteins come from a genomic window of Flavobacterium crocinum:
- a CDS encoding 3-oxoacyl-ACP synthase III family protein, which translates to MKIKIIGIGSYIPNQEVKNTDFDKHVFLNEDGTPFGYPNEVVIKKFKGITGIENRRYAEKDQTASDLAFFAAQKAIANANIDAETLDYIIIAHNFGDVKTGTTQSDILPSLATRVKNKLGIKNPKCVAYDIIFGCPGWIEGVLQANAFIKSGMAKRVMVIGAETLSRVVDDHDRDSMIYSDGAGASILEASTDEAGLLAYESATFATDEAGFLFFGKSYNKDLDPDTKYIKMYGRKIYEFALSNVPCAMKSCLDNSGIAIDEVKKILIHQANEKMDEAIIERFYKLYGQTPPKDIMPMSIHDLGNSSVATVPTLYDLILQGKVEGHEINKGDVLIFASVGAGMNINAFVYRY; encoded by the coding sequence ATGAAAATAAAAATTATTGGTATTGGGAGCTATATTCCTAATCAAGAAGTAAAAAACACAGATTTTGACAAACATGTTTTTTTAAATGAGGATGGAACTCCTTTTGGTTATCCGAACGAAGTTGTTATTAAAAAATTCAAGGGCATTACCGGAATCGAAAACCGTCGTTATGCTGAAAAAGATCAAACTGCATCTGACTTAGCATTTTTTGCAGCACAAAAAGCAATCGCTAATGCAAATATCGATGCTGAAACTTTAGATTATATTATCATCGCACATAACTTTGGCGATGTAAAAACCGGAACTACACAATCTGATATTTTACCGAGTTTGGCAACACGTGTTAAAAATAAATTAGGAATCAAAAATCCTAAATGTGTGGCTTACGATATTATTTTTGGATGTCCGGGATGGATTGAGGGGGTTTTACAAGCGAATGCTTTCATCAAATCCGGAATGGCAAAAAGAGTAATGGTAATTGGAGCCGAAACTTTGTCAAGAGTAGTAGACGATCACGACCGCGATTCGATGATTTATTCTGATGGTGCGGGAGCTTCAATCTTGGAAGCTTCAACTGATGAAGCTGGATTATTAGCTTACGAAAGCGCTACTTTCGCAACGGACGAAGCTGGTTTTCTTTTCTTTGGAAAATCATACAACAAAGATTTAGATCCGGATACGAAATACATTAAAATGTACGGACGTAAAATCTACGAATTCGCTTTAAGCAATGTTCCGTGCGCCATGAAAAGCTGTCTGGACAATAGCGGAATTGCAATTGATGAAGTTAAAAAAATCCTTATTCATCAGGCAAACGAAAAAATGGATGAAGCAATTATCGAACGTTTCTACAAATTATACGGACAAACTCCTCCTAAAGACATCATGCCAATGAGCATTCACGATTTAGGGAACAGCAGTGTTGCAACTGTTCCAACTTTATATGATTTAATTTTGCAAGGAAAAGTGGAAGGTCACGAAATCAATAAAGGCGATGTTCTTATTTTTGCTTCAGTTGGAGCCGGAATGAATATTAATGCTTTTGTTTACCGATATTAA
- a CDS encoding ABC transporter ATP-binding protein — MIEVKNIEKSFGDSKVLKGVSTVFETGKTNLIIGQSGSGKTVLLKTLLGIHTPDSGTIEFDGRVYSDLDKDEKRELRTEIGMVFQGSALFDSMTVEENVAFPLRMFTNNTKAQIKERVDFVLERVNLVDAHKKLPSEISGGMQKRVAIARAIVNNPKYLFCDEPNSGLDPNTSTLIDNLIQEITKEYNITTVINTHDMNSVMEIGENIVFLKKGVKAWQGTKEEIFVTDNKDIVKFVYSSNLFKKVREAYLKDIK; from the coding sequence ATGATAGAAGTAAAAAACATAGAAAAATCATTTGGCGACAGCAAAGTTTTAAAAGGCGTCTCGACGGTATTTGAAACTGGAAAAACCAACTTGATTATTGGACAAAGTGGATCTGGAAAAACAGTTTTATTAAAAACCTTGTTAGGAATCCACACCCCTGACTCAGGAACAATTGAATTTGACGGAAGAGTTTATTCTGACTTAGATAAAGATGAAAAACGCGAATTAAGAACTGAAATCGGAATGGTATTTCAGGGCTCAGCATTATTTGACTCGATGACAGTTGAAGAAAACGTAGCTTTCCCATTAAGAATGTTCACCAATAATACTAAGGCACAAATTAAAGAACGTGTTGATTTTGTTTTAGAAAGAGTTAATCTGGTAGATGCTCATAAAAAATTGCCATCAGAGATTTCAGGAGGTATGCAGAAACGTGTGGCTATTGCACGTGCGATTGTAAACAATCCGAAGTATTTATTTTGTGATGAACCAAACTCTGGCCTGGATCCAAATACTTCAACATTGATTGACAACCTGATTCAGGAAATCACAAAAGAATATAACATCACAACCGTAATCAATACCCACGATATGAACTCTGTAATGGAAATCGGTGAAAATATTGTTTTCTTAAAAAAAGGAGTAAAAGCCTGGCAAGGAACTAAGGAAGAAATCTTTGTAACCGACAACAAAGACATTGTTAAATTCGTATACTCTTCTAATCTGTTTAAAAAAGTTAGAGAAGCTTATTTGAAAGACATAAAATAA
- a CDS encoding MlaE family ABC transporter permease produces the protein MMLIRYLSQIGKYFLMLKEIFNKQTKWSVMKNLIFKEINDLIIDSLGIVCFISFFIGGVVAIQTALNLTNPLIPKYLIGFATRQSVILEFAPTFISVIMAGKMGSYITSSIGTMRVTEQIDALEVMGVNSLNYLVFPKIIALLMYPFVIGISMFLGIFGGWMACAYGGFSTGADFIMGAQKDFIPFHITYAFIKTLIFAMLLATIPSFHGYYMKGGALEVGKASTISFVWTSVTIILLNYILTQLLLG, from the coding sequence ATGATGCTAATTCGTTATTTATCCCAAATAGGGAAATATTTTTTAATGCTGAAAGAAATTTTCAATAAACAGACCAAATGGTCTGTTATGAAAAATCTAATCTTTAAGGAAATCAATGACCTTATTATTGACTCTCTTGGAATTGTTTGCTTCATTTCTTTTTTCATTGGAGGAGTTGTTGCCATTCAAACGGCCTTAAACTTAACTAATCCATTAATCCCGAAATATTTAATTGGTTTTGCCACTCGTCAATCTGTTATTTTGGAGTTTGCTCCTACTTTTATCTCGGTAATTATGGCCGGAAAAATGGGTTCTTATATTACTTCAAGTATCGGAACGATGCGTGTTACAGAACAAATTGATGCTTTAGAGGTTATGGGTGTTAATTCATTAAACTATCTTGTTTTTCCTAAAATTATAGCTTTACTAATGTATCCTTTTGTAATTGGAATCAGTATGTTTTTAGGAATTTTTGGCGGATGGATGGCTTGCGCTTATGGAGGATTTTCAACCGGAGCAGATTTTATTATGGGAGCTCAGAAAGATTTCATACCCTTTCATATTACATATGCCTTTATCAAAACTTTAATCTTTGCTATGTTATTGGCAACAATTCCATCTTTTCATGGCTACTACATGAAAGGCGGCGCATTAGAGGTTGGTAAAGCAAGTACCATATCGTTTGTATGGACATCTGTTACTATTATCCTTCTAAATTATATATTAACTCAATTATTATTAGGATAA
- a CDS encoding glycosyltransferase, with protein sequence MKYYIVIPAHNEESLIGLTLQSLVTQTVLPSKVVVVNDNSTDKTEEVVLGFAKENPYISVVNKTSDAIHLPGSKVIQAFQKGFETLDSDYDIIVKIDGDLIFPPNYFETIIKHFESDSKIGMVGGFCYIDKNGEWVLENLTDKDHIRGALKAYRKETFQQIGGLKPAMGWDTVDELLCKYYDWKIVTDQSLHVKHLKPTGANYNKTARYKQGEAFYTLGYGFWITAIASAKLAMMKKKPFLFLDYIKGFMKAKSAKTPLLVTPEQAKFIRNYRLQKMKQKLI encoded by the coding sequence ATGAAATATTACATCGTCATTCCGGCACACAACGAAGAGAGTTTAATTGGCTTAACCTTACAATCTTTGGTTACGCAAACCGTTTTGCCTTCAAAAGTTGTGGTTGTCAATGATAATTCAACTGATAAAACGGAAGAAGTTGTTTTAGGATTCGCAAAAGAAAATCCATACATCTCTGTTGTAAACAAAACTTCAGATGCGATTCATTTACCGGGCAGCAAAGTGATTCAGGCATTTCAGAAAGGTTTTGAAACTCTGGATTCGGATTACGATATTATTGTAAAGATTGATGGTGATTTAATTTTTCCTCCAAACTATTTCGAAACCATAATCAAACATTTTGAATCGGATTCAAAAATCGGAATGGTGGGCGGATTCTGTTATATTGATAAAAACGGCGAATGGGTTTTAGAAAATCTAACCGATAAAGATCATATTCGCGGAGCGCTAAAAGCCTACAGAAAAGAAACATTTCAGCAAATTGGTGGTTTAAAACCTGCTATGGGCTGGGATACTGTCGATGAATTATTGTGTAAATATTATGACTGGAAAATAGTAACAGATCAGTCTTTACATGTAAAACATCTAAAACCAACTGGTGCCAATTACAACAAAACAGCCCGCTACAAACAAGGCGAAGCTTTTTATACTTTAGGATATGGTTTTTGGATCACTGCGATTGCTTCGGCAAAACTGGCCATGATGAAGAAAAAACCATTTCTATTTTTGGATTACATCAAAGGATTTATGAAAGCAAAAAGCGCCAAAACTCCTTTATTAGTAACTCCGGAACAAGCTAAGTTTATTAGGAATTATCGTTTACAAAAAATGAAACAAAAGTTAATTTGA
- a CDS encoding UbiA prenyltransferase family protein, with translation MKLLKQMFNFYLNSSIHVALSCYALVRITFHVFHIQYDEPMALFVFFGTIVGYNFVKYDALVRVKKNPIGTQLKIIAVLSFISVILVGYYFFHLKRITQIISVVIFLITALYTLPFFPNRRNARNWAGVKIYIVALCWVGATLVLPLINAEIPFTTDFFIKCIQRFVLVFVLILVFEIIDLANDDPHLQTVPQTIGIKKTKLLGFLLLIPFWFLEVFISTFNYHDAIINLIMVVMLMLFIFFANPNRSKYYTSFWVESVPIFWWLMIVFL, from the coding sequence ATGAAACTTCTAAAACAAATGTTCAATTTTTATTTAAACAGCAGTATTCACGTGGCTTTGTCGTGTTATGCTTTAGTCCGAATAACGTTTCATGTGTTTCATATTCAATACGATGAGCCAATGGCACTATTCGTTTTTTTTGGAACAATTGTAGGATATAATTTCGTAAAATATGACGCATTGGTTCGCGTAAAGAAAAATCCAATTGGTACACAATTAAAAATTATTGCTGTTTTGAGTTTCATTTCGGTAATTTTGGTTGGCTATTATTTTTTCCATTTAAAGCGGATTACCCAAATTATCTCTGTCGTAATTTTTCTGATTACTGCACTTTATACTTTACCATTTTTTCCAAACCGAAGAAATGCCCGAAATTGGGCGGGCGTAAAAATTTATATTGTAGCACTTTGCTGGGTTGGTGCCACTTTGGTTTTACCTTTAATAAATGCCGAAATTCCGTTTACGACAGATTTCTTTATCAAATGCATTCAGCGTTTTGTTTTAGTTTTTGTGCTGATTTTAGTTTTCGAAATCATCGATTTAGCCAACGATGATCCGCATTTACAAACCGTTCCGCAGACAATTGGCATTAAGAAAACCAAACTTTTAGGATTTCTATTGTTGATTCCGTTTTGGTTTTTAGAAGTTTTTATATCAACATTCAATTATCACGATGCGATTATAAATCTGATCATGGTTGTCATGCTGATGTTATTTATCTTTTTTGCCAATCCAAATCGCTCTAAATATTACACTTCCTTTTGGGTCGAAAGTGTACCAATATTTTGGTGGCTGATGATAGTTTTTCTTTAA
- the gcvP gene encoding aminomethyl-transferring glycine dehydrogenase, giving the protein MKTDAFALRHIGPRETDLQHMLQTIGVDSIEQLVYETLPDDIRLKAPLNLEPAMTEFEFANHIRDLGKKNKTFKSYIGLGYHPTIVPAPIQRNIFENPGWYTAYTPYQAEIAQGRLEAILNFQTTVIELTGMEIANASLLDEGTAAAEAMALLFDVRTRDQKKNNTHKFFVSEEILPQTLSVLQTRSTPIGIELVVGNHETFDFSNEFFGAILQYPGKYGQVNDYSTFVAKAKENEIKVAFAADILSLAALTSPGEMGAAVVVGTTQRFGVPMGYGGPHAAYFATKDEYKRSMPGRIIGVSVDTNGNRALRMALGTREQHIKREKATSNICTAQVLLAVMAGMYAVYHGPKGLKYIANKVHASAVTTAEALNKLGVYQTNTAYFDTILVKADAQKVKAVAENNKVNFFYPDADSVSISLNETTSVADINQIVAIFAEALGKETVTVSELTAASQLPASLERTSSFLTHDVFNNHHSESQLMRYIKKLERKDLSLNHSMISLGSCTMKLNAASEMLPLSMPNWNSIHPFAPVDQVEGYLTMLKKLEQQLNVITGFAGTTLQPNSGAQGEYAGLMAIRAYHMSRNEGHRNVCLIPSSAHGTNPASAAMAGMKIIVTKTTPEGNIDVEDLREKAIEHKDDLSCLMVTYPSTHGVFESSIIEITKLIHDNGGLVYMDGANMNAQVGLTNPATIGADVCHLNLHKTFAIPHGGGGPGVGPICVNEKLVPFLPTNPILNVGGEQAITAISSAPYGSALVCLISYGYITMMGAEGLKSATEHAILNANYMKARFEGHYPILYTGECGRAAHEMILDCRAFKENGIEVGDIAKRLMDYGFHAPTVSFPVAGTLMIEPTESEDLAELDRFCDALISIRKEIEAATADDKNNVLKNAPHTLAMLTSDTWDFPYSREKAAYPLDYIADNKFWPSVRRVDDAYGDRNLVCSCAPIEAYMES; this is encoded by the coding sequence ATGAAAACAGATGCTTTTGCTTTAAGACACATTGGTCCAAGAGAAACAGATCTTCAACACATGTTACAAACCATTGGTGTTGACTCGATTGAACAACTTGTTTATGAAACCCTTCCGGACGATATTCGTTTAAAAGCGCCGTTGAATTTAGAACCTGCTATGACAGAATTCGAATTTGCAAATCATATTCGCGACTTAGGAAAGAAAAACAAAACATTTAAATCATACATTGGTTTGGGTTATCACCCAACTATCGTTCCGGCTCCAATTCAGAGAAATATCTTCGAAAACCCGGGATGGTATACTGCTTACACGCCTTACCAGGCAGAAATTGCTCAAGGTCGTTTGGAAGCAATTTTAAATTTCCAGACTACTGTTATCGAATTAACAGGAATGGAAATTGCAAATGCTTCTTTATTGGATGAAGGAACTGCTGCTGCAGAAGCTATGGCGTTATTATTTGACGTTCGTACGAGAGATCAAAAGAAAAACAATACACACAAATTCTTCGTTTCTGAAGAAATTTTACCTCAGACTTTATCGGTTTTACAAACGCGTTCGACTCCAATCGGAATTGAATTAGTGGTTGGAAACCACGAAACATTTGATTTTTCAAATGAGTTTTTTGGAGCTATTTTACAATACCCGGGAAAATATGGTCAAGTAAACGATTACAGTACTTTTGTTGCTAAAGCAAAAGAAAACGAAATCAAAGTTGCCTTTGCTGCTGATATTTTATCACTTGCAGCTTTAACTTCTCCGGGAGAAATGGGCGCTGCAGTAGTTGTTGGAACAACTCAGCGTTTTGGTGTGCCAATGGGGTACGGTGGACCTCACGCAGCTTACTTTGCCACTAAAGATGAATACAAACGTTCAATGCCAGGTCGTATCATTGGAGTTTCTGTTGACACAAACGGAAACCGCGCTTTACGTATGGCTTTAGGAACTCGTGAACAACACATTAAACGTGAAAAAGCAACTTCAAATATTTGTACTGCTCAGGTTTTACTAGCAGTTATGGCTGGAATGTATGCAGTTTACCACGGACCAAAAGGATTAAAATACATTGCAAACAAAGTTCACGCCTCTGCAGTTACCACTGCTGAAGCTTTAAATAAATTAGGAGTTTACCAAACCAACACGGCTTACTTTGATACGATTTTAGTAAAAGCTGATGCTCAAAAAGTAAAAGCTGTTGCGGAGAATAACAAAGTAAACTTCTTCTACCCTGATGCTGATTCGGTTTCAATTTCATTAAACGAAACAACGTCTGTTGCAGACATCAACCAAATCGTTGCGATTTTTGCTGAAGCGTTAGGAAAAGAAACTGTTACGGTTTCTGAATTAACTGCTGCAAGTCAATTACCGGCTTCATTAGAAAGAACTTCTTCTTTCTTGACTCATGATGTTTTCAACAATCATCATTCAGAAAGCCAGTTGATGCGTTACATCAAAAAATTAGAGCGTAAAGATTTATCATTGAATCATTCGATGATTTCGTTAGGTTCTTGTACGATGAAATTAAACGCAGCTTCTGAAATGCTGCCTCTTTCAATGCCAAACTGGAACAGTATTCACCCGTTTGCACCAGTTGACCAAGTTGAAGGCTACCTAACAATGCTTAAAAAATTAGAGCAACAATTAAATGTAATTACTGGATTTGCCGGAACAACTTTACAGCCAAACTCAGGTGCTCAAGGAGAATATGCTGGATTAATGGCTATTCGTGCTTACCATATGTCAAGAAACGAAGGTCACCGTAATGTATGTTTGATTCCTTCATCGGCTCACGGAACAAACCCTGCTTCTGCCGCGATGGCCGGAATGAAAATCATTGTTACGAAAACTACTCCGGAAGGAAATATTGACGTAGAAGATTTAAGAGAAAAAGCGATTGAACACAAAGATGATTTATCTTGTTTAATGGTTACTTATCCTTCTACTCACGGAGTTTTTGAATCTTCGATTATTGAAATCACAAAATTAATCCACGATAATGGCGGATTAGTATATATGGATGGTGCAAACATGAACGCGCAAGTTGGATTAACAAATCCTGCTACAATTGGTGCTGACGTTTGTCACTTAAACTTACACAAAACATTTGCTATTCCTCACGGTGGCGGTGGACCTGGTGTTGGACCAATTTGTGTGAACGAAAAATTAGTTCCGTTCTTGCCAACAAACCCAATCTTAAATGTGGGTGGTGAGCAAGCAATTACTGCTATTTCATCTGCACCTTACGGATCTGCTTTGGTTTGTTTGATTTCTTACGGTTATATCACTATGATGGGAGCTGAAGGATTAAAAAGCGCTACTGAGCATGCAATCTTAAATGCCAACTATATGAAAGCACGTTTCGAAGGTCACTACCCAATTCTTTATACTGGAGAATGTGGAAGAGCAGCTCACGAAATGATCTTAGATTGTCGTGCATTCAAAGAAAACGGAATCGAAGTTGGTGATATCGCAAAACGTTTAATGGATTACGGTTTCCACGCTCCTACGGTTTCTTTCCCAGTTGCTGGAACTTTAATGATTGAACCAACTGAATCTGAAGATTTAGCGGAGTTAGATCGTTTCTGTGATGCACTTATCTCAATCAGAAAAGAAATAGAAGCGGCTACTGCTGATGACAAAAACAACGTATTGAAAAATGCACCGCACACATTAGCAATGTTAACTTCTGACACTTGGGATTTCCCTTATTCAAGAGAAAAAGCGGCTTATCCATTAGATTACATCGCTGACAATAAATTCTGGCCATCTGTTCGTCGTGTTGATGATGCTTATGGTGACAGAAACTTAGTTTGTAGCTGTGCTCCAATCGAAGCTTACATGGAAAGCTAA
- a CDS encoding methyltransferase — protein sequence MYEKTFPNKRFRLTLEFLQKHVSTSETIFDFGVPNPFSKIMEENGYTVKNTKGEDLDNDHTALQTEDYTVFTAFEIFEHLLNPYTILQNVKCDKLLISIPLRLWFSPAYRSKTDMWDRHYHEFEDWQLDWLLEKTGWKITDRLQFTHPVKKLGLRPLLRYFTPRYYIVVAEKIK from the coding sequence ATGTACGAAAAAACGTTTCCGAATAAAAGATTCAGACTTACCTTAGAATTTTTACAAAAACACGTTAGCACATCTGAAACCATTTTTGATTTTGGTGTTCCAAATCCGTTCTCCAAAATAATGGAGGAAAACGGTTATACTGTAAAAAACACTAAAGGCGAAGATTTAGATAACGATCATACTGCTTTACAGACAGAAGACTATACTGTATTTACAGCATTTGAAATTTTCGAACATTTATTAAATCCGTACACCATTTTACAAAACGTAAAATGTGACAAATTGCTAATTTCAATTCCGTTACGTTTATGGTTTTCACCGGCATATCGTTCTAAAACCGATATGTGGGACAGACATTACCATGAATTTGAAGACTGGCAATTGGACTGGCTTTTAGAAAAAACGGGATGGAAAATCACAGATCGTCTTCAATTTACCCATCCGGTAAAAAAACTTGGACTTAGACCATTATTAAGATATTTCACTCCGAGATATTATATTGTTGTTGCGGAAAAAATTAAATAA
- a CDS encoding SRPBCC family protein, with product MTTINLTTKIKAPKQIVFNASRNIDIHQQSASPSKEKAIAGVTSGLINLNETVTWRGKHFGFYITHKSRIPVMNLYDYFVDEMEKGKFKTFKHEHFFEEENGFTIMKDKLQYETPFGIFGELFDILFLKRHLTHFLLERNKVLKEVSENNN from the coding sequence ATGACAACAATAAACCTCACAACCAAAATTAAAGCACCAAAACAAATTGTTTTCAATGCTTCAAGAAACATCGATATTCATCAGCAATCGGCAAGTCCTTCAAAAGAAAAAGCAATTGCAGGCGTAACATCTGGTTTAATAAATTTGAATGAAACGGTAACTTGGCGTGGTAAACATTTCGGTTTCTATATCACACACAAAAGCCGAATTCCCGTAATGAATCTCTACGATTATTTTGTGGATGAAATGGAAAAAGGAAAATTCAAAACCTTTAAACATGAACATTTTTTTGAAGAAGAAAATGGTTTTACAATTATGAAAGATAAATTACAATATGAAACTCCATTTGGGATTTTCGGAGAACTTTTTGATATTTTGTTTTTGAAAAGACATTTGACCCATTTTCTTTTGGAAAGGAATAAGGTTTTAAAAGAAGTTTCAGAAAACAATAATTGA